In Pseudoalteromonas carrageenovora IAM 12662, the following proteins share a genomic window:
- a CDS encoding magnesium transporter codes for MIEYPVDQLPQLINDLMQCETTERKNKLLADAQLTLSTEHLSLLFEAIPKEQRLEIWQLLDEDTQHEIFVNLSDDSCLWLLQTLDDTDAFKLLDEVNVEELLELEEVIPERFVEYAKKQLDEAQTKQYDLAQQYPPEQLGHWLGFDFLKVSEKLTAGGAKKLLHKGLPQYSEVIYLVSRKGSLIGEVAVNDLIKANDGDNLMTLANHDFSSLHADDDLYEAAEVVIHSEQMAMPVVNADNKLLGRLTIASAYELRQEITDEAAAKAGGLREDEDLFASVRKSAKNRGIWLGINLATAFLASWFIGLFGATIEQVVALAVLMPVVASMGGIAGSQTLTVIVRGLALGQVTDSNRNALLKKELRVGAVNGLVWAFVIGALTYLWFNDIMLSITITVAILLNLVAASLAGVVIPSILDKMKIDPALSGSVILTTVTDIVGFVTFLGLGSLLLL; via the coding sequence ATGATTGAGTATCCGGTAGACCAGCTCCCACAACTCATAAACGACTTGATGCAATGTGAAACAACAGAGCGAAAAAATAAACTCTTAGCAGATGCACAGTTAACGCTCTCAACAGAGCACTTATCATTACTGTTTGAAGCGATACCTAAAGAGCAGCGTCTTGAAATATGGCAGTTATTAGATGAAGACACGCAACACGAAATTTTTGTTAATTTAAGTGACGATAGCTGTTTATGGCTATTGCAAACACTCGATGACACCGATGCGTTTAAGTTACTCGACGAAGTTAACGTAGAGGAACTGCTAGAGCTTGAAGAAGTTATCCCAGAGCGTTTTGTTGAGTATGCAAAAAAGCAACTCGATGAAGCACAAACAAAGCAATACGACTTAGCGCAGCAATATCCGCCAGAGCAATTGGGTCACTGGCTAGGTTTTGACTTTTTAAAAGTGTCGGAAAAACTAACCGCCGGTGGTGCTAAAAAGTTATTACATAAAGGCTTACCTCAATACAGTGAAGTTATTTATTTAGTTAGCCGTAAAGGGAGCTTAATAGGTGAGGTGGCTGTAAACGATTTAATTAAAGCCAATGATGGCGATAATTTAATGACGCTTGCCAATCATGACTTTTCATCATTGCATGCTGATGATGATTTATATGAAGCTGCTGAAGTGGTTATTCACTCAGAGCAAATGGCAATGCCGGTAGTTAACGCAGATAATAAACTATTAGGGCGTTTGACGATTGCCTCAGCATACGAGTTACGCCAAGAAATAACCGACGAAGCAGCTGCTAAAGCCGGTGGTTTACGTGAAGACGAAGACCTATTTGCAAGTGTTCGCAAAAGTGCTAAAAACCGCGGTATTTGGTTAGGTATAAATTTAGCGACTGCTTTTTTAGCATCGTGGTTTATCGGTTTATTTGGCGCAACGATAGAGCAAGTAGTTGCACTTGCGGTATTAATGCCTGTAGTTGCCTCTATGGGGGGAATTGCAGGTAGCCAAACCCTTACCGTTATTGTACGTGGTTTAGCGCTTGGGCAGGTTACTGACTCTAACCGTAATGCTTTACTTAAAAAAGAGCTACGAGTAGGTGCTGTAAATGGGTTGGTTTGGGCATTTGTGATAGGTGCGCTTACTTACCTGTGGTTTAACGACATAATGCTGAGCATAACTATTACGGTGGCTATTTTATTAAACTTAGTTGCTGCGTCATTAGCGGGTGTAGTTATACCGTCGATTTTAGACAAAATGAAAATAGATCCTGCGTTATCGGGTTCGGTAATTTTAACCACCGTCACTGATATTGTTGGATTTGTAACCTTTTTAGGCTTAGGCAGCTTGTTGCTTTTATGA
- a CDS encoding DUF21 domain-containing protein, whose amino-acid sequence MTFDVMIWCAIALCISQSAIFSGLNLAFFSLSRLQLEMESAKGNEAAIKVMALRNDSNFLLSTILWGNVGINVLLTLLSDSVLMGASSFLFSTIAITIIGEITPQAYFSRNALKMASLLSPLIKFYQILFYIVAKPTALVLDAWLGKEGITYFAESELRGIIRKHIEAEEADVQHVEGIGALNFFSLDEISVTKEGEVIDPDSIIALPTKLDLPIFPELTLSADNDFLRKLHKSGYNWVIITNEEGWPLLVVDADGFLRSALFEPDTFDPYHYCHRPIIVADETMRLSDVILKIRASHSLDKSFDGAIDHDVVLVWGDEKRIITGADIFGRLLKGMSAPKLELHENTEKPL is encoded by the coding sequence ATGACTTTTGATGTCATGATTTGGTGTGCTATTGCGCTGTGTATTTCACAATCAGCAATATTTTCGGGCCTAAACTTAGCGTTTTTTTCACTAAGTAGATTACAGCTCGAGATGGAAAGTGCAAAAGGCAATGAAGCAGCAATTAAAGTGATGGCGCTTCGTAACGACTCTAACTTTTTACTATCGACTATTTTATGGGGCAATGTAGGTATAAACGTATTACTTACATTGCTTTCTGATTCGGTACTTATGGGCGCAAGTTCGTTTTTATTTTCTACAATTGCTATTACTATTATTGGTGAAATAACACCACAAGCCTATTTTTCGCGTAATGCGCTTAAAATGGCAAGCTTGCTTTCGCCGCTTATTAAGTTTTATCAAATACTGTTTTATATTGTAGCTAAACCTACTGCGCTGGTTCTTGATGCATGGCTAGGTAAAGAAGGTATTACCTACTTTGCTGAGAGTGAATTAAGAGGCATTATTCGCAAACATATAGAAGCAGAAGAGGCTGATGTTCAACATGTAGAAGGTATTGGCGCACTTAACTTTTTTAGCCTTGATGAAATAAGTGTCACAAAGGAAGGGGAAGTTATAGACCCTGATTCAATTATTGCACTGCCAACTAAATTAGATTTACCAATATTCCCTGAGCTTACTTTAAGCGCCGATAACGACTTTTTACGTAAGTTACATAAATCAGGCTATAACTGGGTAATTATAACCAATGAGGAGGGTTGGCCTTTACTTGTTGTTGATGCTGATGGCTTCTTACGTTCAGCGCTTTTTGAGCCTGACACGTTTGACCCATATCACTATTGCCACAGGCCTATTATAGTGGCTGACGAAACAATGCGTTTAAGCGACGTTATTTTAAAAATACGCGCAAGTCATTCTTTAGATAAGTCGTTTGATGGAGCAATTGACCACGACGTAGTATTGGTGTGGGGCGATGAGAAACGCATTATTACTGGTGCTGATATATTTGGGCGGTTACTCAAAGGTATGAGCGCCCCAAAACTTGAACTTCATGAAAATACAGAAAAGCCGCTATAA
- a CDS encoding TIGR04211 family SH3 domain-containing protein: MLKHCLFGLLLTATTFMSHAEEAQPANSTNANTAYIIDNLYTFMRSGAGKNYRLLGSVDAGTQLTLLSSEENGFIKVKDDKDREGWVEAKFISQTAGLHQQYKTLSSEMSTMQEKLRQAQIELPQLQEQTQTLTDQNQQLSAQITKLKTTLEQERVQKQAASSKEKRQLLTYGGAIAFLGLFLGIILTIVLSRRKRYEGWA, encoded by the coding sequence ATGCTAAAACACTGTTTATTTGGGCTACTTTTAACAGCCACCACATTTATGAGCCATGCAGAAGAAGCTCAACCAGCAAATTCAACAAATGCAAACACCGCTTATATTATCGACAATTTATATACATTTATGCGCTCGGGTGCAGGTAAAAATTATCGGTTATTGGGTTCTGTAGATGCAGGTACACAGTTAACTTTATTATCAAGCGAAGAAAACGGCTTTATTAAAGTAAAAGACGATAAAGATCGTGAAGGCTGGGTAGAAGCTAAGTTTATTTCACAAACCGCAGGCTTACATCAGCAATACAAAACGCTAAGCAGTGAAATGAGTACCATGCAAGAAAAGCTACGCCAAGCACAAATAGAGCTTCCACAGTTGCAAGAACAAACTCAAACACTGACAGATCAAAACCAGCAGTTATCTGCACAAATTACTAAGCTTAAAACGACTCTTGAACAAGAGCGTGTTCAAAAGCAAGCTGCAAGCTCTAAAGAAAAACGCCAACTACTCACTTACGGTGGTGCAATTGCGTTTTTAGGTCTGTTTTTAGGTATTATACTAACAATTGTGTTATCGCGTCGTAAACGTTACGAAGGCTGGGCATAA
- a CDS encoding CYTH and CHAD domain-containing protein, with product MDTEIELKFLVSDAVIPLIPSLITQFAKTVNNKPSRSLQNAYYDTPSRELRALDIGFRTRCADSQCEQTIKLAGEVVGGLHQRPEYNLPIDSNRPNLMAFDASIWPHGMQVSAISKNLYPIFSTNFIRRTWLIETESGAKIEVVLDKGEIAAAGKIEIISELEIELVEGSRSELFALADKLVSQNCIRLGLYSKAARGYRLADENPLMPSKSIGFVKLPNSASQEKALIEAMNFGIRFVQKHEQCYFDKPSLKTLKRVTDGISLIRHTFWLYDDIVSKESTDHLRTELKWLLSELAWVENAIQLKTYTSKRHAFYKKINAAPALAQVIGDLKELQPSIDDINALFHSARYNRLLLSLTTWLIDKHWRKDWGQVELQAAEQSVASIAKRLFNKDWKNLHELLPKEKMLDVIAYLNLRTQLENSLLSGNCLGSLFDKEERLEFRLPWLDISHGIYELSTLEYLKQLCAGQEDEQLAKIQSWLEQKSEYLVSAMEQSRLASFDIEPYWQ from the coding sequence ATGGATACTGAGATAGAACTGAAGTTTTTGGTATCAGATGCCGTAATTCCACTGATCCCCTCGTTAATTACTCAATTTGCAAAAACGGTTAATAATAAACCGTCACGCAGCTTACAAAACGCATACTACGATACACCAAGCCGTGAGTTAAGAGCGCTTGATATTGGCTTTAGAACCCGGTGTGCCGACAGCCAATGTGAGCAAACTATAAAGCTTGCAGGTGAAGTAGTCGGTGGTTTGCATCAGCGACCTGAGTATAATTTACCTATTGATTCTAACCGTCCTAATTTAATGGCGTTTGATGCCTCTATTTGGCCGCACGGTATGCAAGTAAGTGCTATTTCTAAAAACTTGTATCCAATATTTAGTACTAACTTTATCCGCCGCACCTGGTTAATAGAAACCGAAAGTGGCGCTAAAATTGAAGTGGTACTTGATAAAGGCGAAATTGCAGCAGCAGGTAAAATTGAAATTATCAGCGAGCTTGAAATTGAATTGGTTGAAGGTAGCCGCAGTGAGCTATTTGCTTTAGCCGATAAGCTTGTTAGTCAAAACTGTATTCGCTTAGGTTTGTATTCTAAAGCGGCACGTGGTTATCGCCTTGCGGACGAAAATCCATTAATGCCAAGCAAATCTATTGGTTTTGTAAAATTACCAAATTCTGCGAGCCAAGAGAAAGCACTTATAGAAGCCATGAATTTTGGTATTCGTTTTGTGCAAAAACATGAGCAGTGTTATTTCGATAAGCCAAGTTTAAAAACGCTCAAGCGTGTTACCGATGGCATTAGCTTAATTCGTCATACATTTTGGCTTTACGACGATATAGTTTCCAAAGAAAGCACCGATCATCTTCGTACAGAGCTTAAATGGCTTTTAAGTGAATTAGCATGGGTAGAAAATGCAATTCAACTTAAAACATACACGTCTAAACGCCATGCTTTTTATAAAAAAATTAATGCAGCGCCAGCACTTGCTCAAGTTATTGGTGATTTAAAAGAATTACAGCCAAGCATTGATGATATAAATGCACTGTTTCATAGCGCTCGATATAATCGCTTATTGTTATCGTTAACTACATGGTTAATAGACAAGCATTGGCGAAAAGATTGGGGGCAAGTTGAGCTTCAAGCAGCAGAGCAAAGCGTAGCGTCTATCGCTAAAAGACTTTTTAATAAAGATTGGAAAAACCTTCACGAATTATTACCTAAAGAAAAAATGCTTGATGTAATTGCGTATTTAAACTTGCGAACCCAGCTTGAAAATAGCTTACTGAGTGGTAATTGTTTAGGCTCATTATTTGATAAAGAAGAGCGTTTAGAGTTTAGATTACCTTGGCTTGATATTTCTCATGGTATATATGAGCTAAGTACTCTTGAGTATCTAAAGCAGCTTTGCGCAGGACAAGAGGACGAGCAATTAGCTAAAATTCAATCTTGGCTTGAGCAAAAATCTGAGTATTTAGTAAGTGCTATGGAGCAAAGCCGTTTAGCTTCATTTGATATAGAGCCTTACTGGCAATAA
- a CDS encoding START domain-containing protein, translating into MNKHFCKIIKLQKCFLYTALAVSFNIKAETFWHLYKSKNGVSVYYQSHSNNTFEVKAQMSVEHVSTNDFLELLSDTDAAPQWLENVSLVEVIKHISPHENLVYSYFDSPWPVANRDSITYSCYSKINAQQSKLLIAARPNALSEKENAVRVRTLNATWLLTQQASALHIEYQIYALPSGAIPTWLNNKVGLKSTYKTLINLRNILIQKSYAATLPVIQAGKCN; encoded by the coding sequence ATGAATAAGCACTTTTGTAAAATCATTAAATTACAAAAGTGCTTTTTATATACAGCGTTAGCAGTAAGTTTTAATATAAAAGCTGAAACATTCTGGCACTTATATAAAAGCAAAAATGGCGTAAGCGTATACTATCAAAGCCATAGTAATAATACTTTTGAAGTAAAAGCGCAGATGAGCGTGGAACATGTATCCACCAATGATTTTTTAGAGCTACTTAGCGATACCGATGCCGCACCCCAATGGCTCGAAAATGTATCTCTAGTAGAGGTTATTAAGCACATAAGCCCCCATGAAAACCTTGTATATAGCTACTTTGACTCCCCTTGGCCAGTAGCCAATAGAGATAGTATTACTTACTCTTGTTACTCAAAAATAAATGCTCAACAAAGTAAATTACTTATTGCGGCACGCCCTAATGCTCTTTCTGAAAAAGAAAATGCTGTAAGAGTACGTACATTAAATGCAACTTGGCTACTCACTCAGCAAGCGAGCGCTTTACATATTGAGTATCAAATATATGCGCTACCTAGTGGAGCTATTCCTACGTGGCTTAATAATAAAGTGGGTCTAAAAAGTACCTACAAAACTTTAATTAATCTACGAAATATACTTATCCAAAAAAGTTACGCCGCCACATTACCTGTTATACAAGCAGGAAAATGTAACTAG
- a CDS encoding phosphate/phosphite/phosphonate ABC transporter substrate-binding protein, with protein sequence MKFVVTLLCLLHCSCLFAKEYTFGVVPQYESQKLNAIWQPLLEQVSKQTGIKIRLVTVESIPVFEQAFANGEYDFAYMNPWHSVIAFEKQGYLPLIKDASRKLQGVLVVNENSGIDNVNELEGAEIAFPAPNALGASLLMRADLALLYGLKIKPVYVQTHSSVYLNVALNSTKAGGGVLGTLKQQSKSLQSKLKIIYKTREISRHPIVGHPRVKEQVQLKVQQAILQIGKNPSYKHLLEGIPINIPEAATLAEYQQLSRWGLREFYVEN encoded by the coding sequence ATGAAGTTTGTAGTTACGTTATTATGCTTATTACATTGTTCATGCTTATTTGCCAAAGAATACACATTTGGTGTAGTGCCTCAGTATGAATCTCAAAAGCTAAATGCTATTTGGCAACCCTTGCTTGAGCAAGTATCTAAACAAACAGGCATAAAAATTAGATTAGTAACCGTTGAGTCTATTCCAGTGTTTGAACAAGCGTTTGCTAATGGGGAGTACGACTTTGCATACATGAACCCATGGCACAGCGTAATTGCTTTTGAAAAACAGGGCTATTTACCTCTAATAAAAGACGCAAGCAGAAAGCTACAAGGTGTGTTAGTTGTTAACGAAAATAGTGGAATTGATAATGTTAATGAATTAGAGGGCGCTGAAATTGCCTTTCCCGCGCCTAATGCATTAGGCGCATCTTTATTAATGCGTGCCGACTTAGCTTTACTTTATGGCTTAAAAATAAAACCAGTTTATGTACAAACTCACTCCTCTGTATATCTAAACGTTGCTCTTAACTCTACCAAAGCGGGCGGTGGGGTGCTAGGTACATTAAAGCAACAATCTAAAAGCTTACAAAGTAAGCTTAAAATTATTTATAAAACGCGTGAAATAAGCCGCCATCCAATTGTTGGCCACCCTCGAGTAAAAGAGCAAGTACAGCTAAAAGTACAGCAGGCTATTTTACAAATAGGTAAAAACCCTAGCTACAAACATTTACTTGAGGGTATCCCTATTAATATCCCTGAAGCTGCTACTTTAGCTGAATATCAGCAGTTATCCCGTTGGGGATTACGTGAGTTTTATGTTGAAAATTAG
- a CDS encoding ATP-binding protein, giving the protein MLKIRGFRSLRAQSFIVVLLCGLLMASLFIFYALPEQARWVNDDLSKSAQRSLVQLSTSITTPLLTRQYAELYEELDSQLQIHPNWKGIKIIDAQTGNQLYPLDDWIGTANHGDMLLTQQVEFLDKPLAYISLVVNFKNEIDQSSKLHYTLISILLMILAIVFIAVAWLVDYRVTSPLRELKQSFVRLAKGDFDCHIEKKQKNEVGSVISAFNNMVNEVASNHQKLNSLRIQAESASKAKSDFMASMSHELRTPLNAILGLAQLYEYDEQANKIHKENGQSIYQAGEHLLLLIDDVLDLTAIESGNMQFTFDYAPLKSILESSVELVSELAKGQSILIHTQGFDELEGLSIYVDQRRFKQVMLNLLSNAIKYNKPDGSININCRVLSNKQCEIDVVDTGCGFAPGDINRLFKPFDRLGAETSKVHGTGIGLVITKQLVERMQGALRAVSEQNKGSCFTLTFNYFEQENQPLADHTRKVTKQNLSTVSLPTLEVLVAEDQVTNQQVLKQQLTMLGVSSTFVSNGEQAWQALQNSSFDILLTDIQMPLLDGLGLAKKIRNARQFNELVIIAITANITKNNIDNCCNAGMNGFLTKPIELVKLKSLLMEHSQTMMNTQPQQSKLAGVKSSAFDQLDLPLLRSMLGDDPMVHCMVFNAFLQTAGEQVKLAGAYAKNNNFTDLAFQTHALKSSSKSVGAIKLADICQKIESLAEGNSINIEHMQNLEVSFNEVVTQLKSYCLRYEKQT; this is encoded by the coding sequence ATGTTGAAAATTAGAGGGTTTAGAAGTTTAAGGGCGCAAAGCTTTATTGTTGTATTGCTTTGTGGTTTGCTGATGGCCAGCCTATTTATATTTTATGCTTTGCCAGAGCAAGCTCGCTGGGTAAATGATGATTTATCAAAGTCGGCGCAGCGATCGCTTGTTCAGCTATCAACATCAATTACTACACCATTACTTACCAGACAATATGCAGAGTTATACGAAGAGCTAGACAGTCAACTGCAAATACACCCAAATTGGAAAGGCATTAAAATTATTGATGCGCAAACAGGAAACCAACTATACCCGCTTGATGATTGGATAGGCACCGCCAATCATGGCGATATGCTACTTACCCAGCAGGTTGAATTTTTAGATAAACCACTTGCCTATATTAGCTTAGTCGTTAATTTTAAAAACGAAATTGATCAGTCTTCAAAGCTCCACTACACGCTGATCTCTATACTGTTAATGATTTTAGCTATTGTATTTATAGCTGTAGCCTGGCTTGTTGATTATAGGGTTACATCGCCACTTAGAGAGTTAAAGCAGTCATTTGTACGTTTAGCAAAAGGCGATTTTGATTGCCATATTGAAAAAAAGCAAAAAAATGAAGTAGGCAGTGTGATCAGTGCTTTTAATAATATGGTTAACGAAGTTGCAAGCAATCATCAAAAGCTAAACAGTTTACGTATTCAAGCTGAGTCAGCAAGTAAGGCGAAGTCTGACTTTATGGCCAGTATGAGCCACGAATTAAGAACACCGCTTAATGCTATTTTAGGGCTTGCACAGCTATATGAATATGATGAGCAAGCCAATAAAATACATAAGGAAAACGGTCAAAGCATTTATCAAGCAGGTGAGCATTTATTATTACTAATAGATGATGTACTTGATTTAACGGCAATAGAGTCGGGTAATATGCAGTTCACCTTTGATTATGCCCCATTAAAAAGCATTTTAGAGAGCTCAGTAGAGCTTGTTAGTGAGCTTGCCAAAGGCCAGTCAATCTTAATCCATACTCAAGGTTTTGACGAGCTTGAAGGGTTAAGCATCTACGTAGACCAACGACGCTTTAAACAAGTTATGCTTAACTTACTATCTAATGCCATAAAATATAATAAGCCTGATGGCAGTATTAATATTAACTGCAGAGTATTAAGTAATAAACAATGTGAAATAGACGTTGTGGATACCGGATGTGGTTTTGCGCCAGGCGATATTAACCGGTTATTTAAACCTTTTGACCGCTTAGGAGCCGAAACCAGCAAGGTGCATGGCACCGGAATAGGCTTAGTGATAACTAAGCAATTAGTAGAACGAATGCAAGGCGCGCTTAGAGCTGTGAGCGAGCAAAACAAAGGATCGTGTTTTACTTTAACATTTAACTATTTTGAACAAGAAAATCAGCCTTTAGCAGATCATACACGTAAAGTAACAAAGCAAAACCTAAGCACAGTAAGCCTCCCTACGCTTGAAGTATTGGTCGCTGAGGATCAGGTTACTAATCAGCAAGTATTAAAGCAGCAGCTCACTATGTTAGGTGTAAGTTCAACCTTTGTAAGTAATGGAGAACAAGCATGGCAAGCATTGCAAAACAGCTCGTTTGATATTTTATTAACAGATATTCAAATGCCTTTACTTGATGGGCTTGGGCTTGCTAAAAAAATACGTAATGCTCGCCAATTTAATGAATTAGTTATAATAGCCATCACAGCTAACATTACTAAAAACAATATAGATAATTGTTGTAATGCAGGTATGAATGGGTTTTTAACTAAACCTATTGAGCTTGTTAAGCTTAAATCTCTGCTCATGGAACACTCTCAAACCATGATGAATACACAGCCTCAGCAAAGCAAATTAGCAGGTGTAAAATCAAGCGCATTTGATCAATTAGATCTTCCTTTGCTTAGATCAATGCTGGGTGATGACCCGATGGTACATTGCATGGTGTTTAATGCTTTTTTACAAACTGCGGGTGAGCAGGTAAAGCTTGCAGGGGCATATGCTAAAAATAACAATTTCACAGATTTAGCGTTTCAAACTCACGCATTAAAATCGTCTTCTAAATCAGTAGGAGCTATTAAATTAGCAGATATATGTCAAAAAATTGAATCACTTGCAGAAGGTAATTCAATTAATATTGAACACATGCAAAACCTAGAAGTATCGTTTAACGAGGTGGTTACTCAACTTAAAAGCTACTGCTTAAGGTATGAAAAACAGACATAA
- a CDS encoding S10 family peptidase: MKLSRIISLPITIIAIIITTSSFADNQRRIDVDSKVVTQHKAKINGERFSYTATTGTQPVWDDKGDAVATLQYTYYTRDKVDDRASRPLLISFNGGPGSASVWMHLAYTGPRVLKIDDEGYPIQPYGVKDNPYSVLDIADIVYVNPVNTGYSRVLENDKGELLSKTQQKEMFFGVKADIKYLAEWLNTFVNRAERWRSPKFLIGESYGTTRVSGLAHELQNSQWMYINGVVLVSPTDIGIKRDGPIKAANRLPYFAATAWYHKALSADLQAKDLDDLLPEVEQFTVNELIPALAKGGFIEADEKRRIIKKMAHYAGLSEKFVEQNNLDIPTQFFWKELLRERGQTVGRLDSRYLGIDKRDSGESPDYWAELTSWLHSFTPAINHYLREELNYKTDVKYNLFGNVHPWDRTGNNTGENLRLAMAQNPYLNVMIQSGYFDGATNYFDAKYTLWQLDPSGKMKNRLSFKGYRSGHMMYLRHADLKSSNNDLRDFIEQSLPKNGQAAKY; this comes from the coding sequence ATGAAGCTTAGTCGTATTATAAGTTTACCAATAACTATCATTGCCATAATTATAACTACCTCGTCATTTGCAGACAACCAACGCCGTATTGACGTAGACAGTAAAGTTGTTACCCAGCATAAAGCCAAAATTAATGGCGAGCGCTTCTCATACACTGCAACTACAGGCACACAGCCAGTGTGGGATGATAAAGGCGATGCGGTTGCTACACTACAATACACTTACTATACTCGCGATAAGGTAGACGATAGAGCAAGTCGTCCATTACTTATTTCATTTAACGGCGGGCCAGGTTCGGCTTCTGTTTGGATGCACTTGGCTTATACTGGCCCAAGAGTGTTAAAAATCGATGACGAAGGCTACCCTATTCAGCCCTATGGCGTAAAAGATAACCCTTATTCTGTTCTTGATATTGCCGACATTGTGTATGTAAACCCAGTAAATACAGGCTACTCACGCGTGCTAGAAAATGATAAAGGCGAGCTTTTATCAAAGACTCAGCAAAAAGAAATGTTTTTTGGCGTAAAAGCCGACATTAAATATTTAGCTGAGTGGCTAAATACATTTGTAAATAGAGCTGAGCGTTGGCGCTCTCCTAAATTTTTAATTGGTGAAAGCTATGGTACTACGCGCGTATCAGGGCTTGCTCATGAGCTTCAAAACAGCCAATGGATGTACATTAATGGGGTTGTATTAGTTTCGCCAACCGATATTGGTATAAAACGCGACGGCCCAATCAAAGCGGCTAATCGCTTGCCTTACTTTGCCGCGACTGCTTGGTATCACAAAGCACTTAGTGCAGACCTACAAGCTAAAGACTTAGATGACTTATTACCTGAAGTAGAACAATTTACAGTCAATGAATTAATTCCTGCGCTCGCTAAAGGCGGCTTTATTGAAGCTGATGAAAAACGTCGTATTATTAAAAAAATGGCGCACTATGCAGGTTTATCAGAAAAATTTGTTGAGCAAAATAACTTAGATATTCCAACTCAATTTTTTTGGAAAGAATTATTACGTGAAAGAGGACAAACAGTAGGCCGTTTAGATTCTCGTTATTTAGGTATAGATAAGCGCGATTCAGGTGAGTCACCTGATTACTGGGCTGAGCTTACTTCTTGGTTACACTCTTTCACTCCTGCAATTAATCACTATTTACGTGAAGAACTAAACTATAAAACAGATGTAAAATATAACCTGTTTGGAAATGTCCATCCGTGGGATAGAACAGGTAATAATACCGGTGAAAATTTACGTTTAGCTATGGCGCAAAACCCATACCTTAATGTGATGATTCAATCAGGTTATTTTGACGGCGCAACTAATTACTTTGATGCAAAATATACTCTATGGCAATTAGACCCAAGCGGAAAAATGAAAAACCGTTTAAGTTTTAAAGGTTATCGCAGTGGCCATATGATGTACCTTCGCCATGCCGATTTAAAAAGCTCTAATAACGACCTACGTGATTTTATTGAGCAATCACTTCCTAAAAACGGTCAAGCTGCTAAATATTAA